CGTCCCGGAACTGGAGCGGTCGGGCGACCTCGCCGAGCACATCGCTAAGCGGGCGGGCACCGGCCTAGTGGCCCAACTCTCCCCTGCGGCACGCGGCATGCTCGAACGCATGGGGACCGTCGCCATTGAACTCTGGCGCATGGCCGCCGAGGGCTTTATCCAGCGGGATCCCACCGCGGGGGAGCGCCTGGAAGCCGCCGACGACGAGGTGGACGAGCTTCACACTCGCCTCACCGCAGAGTTGCTCGCCGGAGGCGTGGCGGGGTCTGCCGCCGCCGATGCCACCCTGGTGGCCAGGTTCTACGAGCGACTCGGAGACCACGCTGTACATATCGCCGTTCGCGTGGCGAGTGCGGTGTCCTGACTTTTCACCCTGGCCGACCACCTCAACCGGCCGGGCCTGAGGCATACTGTGGCCATGGCAGAGCAACGCACCTCATCTAATCCGGCCCTGAACGACAAGGCCTTCAAACGAGTCTCCGAGAGCAGCGCGGGCTGGGCCGCGGGCACCGACCAACTGGAGACCGCCTACCAGTCGCCTTCCTACCAGCCCCCGGCCACCGGTCACGCCGCCATGACGGTCAACGGGACGGTCTGGGCCACTGCCGCCCTGCTGGTACTGCTCGTGGCCGCCGGGGTGTACGGGTGGAACAGCGTGGACACCAGCGGAACCCAGGTTCAGTTCCCCGCGTGGGTACTGTTGGTCATGCTCGCCGCGTTCGGCGTGGCCCTGCTTACGATTTTCAAGCCGAATCTGGCCCGGTTCACCGCTCCGGCCTACGCCTTGCTCGAGGGAGCGATTCTGGGGGCGATCTCGGCGGTGTACAACAGCGCCTACGACGGAATCGTCCTGCAGGCCATCGGCCTCACCATCGGGGTATTTGCGGTGATGCTGTTCCTCTTCGCCACCCGGATCATCACCATCACCGACAAACTCCGAATGGGCATTGTGGCGGCCACCGGGGCCGTGGTGTTGATGT
The sequence above is a segment of the Acidimicrobiia bacterium genome. Coding sequences within it:
- a CDS encoding Bax inhibitor-1/YccA family protein; the encoded protein is MAEQRTSSNPALNDKAFKRVSESSAGWAAGTDQLETAYQSPSYQPPATGHAAMTVNGTVWATAALLVLLVAAGVYGWNSVDTSGTQVQFPAWVLLVMLAAFGVALLTIFKPNLARFTAPAYALLEGAILGAISAVYNSAYDGIVLQAIGLTIGVFAVMLFLFATRIITITDKLRMGIVAATGAVVLMYLVNIILSLFGASVPFLHDSSFLGIAISLVIVAVAAFNLLLDFDFVERGVAAGAPKQTEWYAAFGLLITIVWLYLEVLRLLSKLQGRN